Part of the Salinigranum rubrum genome is shown below.
CTGTCGACCTCTCGGAGGAGTCGCTCCCCGACTCGGGCACCGTCGAGACCTACACCACGACACAGGTCGCCGCGCCGTCGTTCGCGTCGAAGACGCCGTACACGACCGCCGTCGTCGACTTCGGTCCCGTCCGCCTGACCGGCATCGTCCGCGCCGACGCCGAAGACGTCGAGGTGGGGATGCGCGTCGGCCTCGCCGTCGGGCGGAACACGATGACGGGCAACCGGATGCTGACGTTCCACCCGCGGTAGCGTCACGGCGCGCGCCGGGTGGGACCGTTCGCGTTAGGCCGGGGCCGAAAGCGCCTCCCGAACCGTCCCGAGGAACGCCGACGGGTGCTCGACGTGCGGCAGGAGTTTCGCGTCGTCGATGACGACCAGCCGTGCGTCCGCCTCCTCCGCGAGTTCCCGTCCGTCAGAGAGCGGCGTGATGTCGGCCTCCCGCCCCCAGATGAAGGTGACGGGGACGTCGAGCCCCGCGAGCGCCTCGCCGAGGTCGACCTCCGAGTTCAAGAACCCCGAGATGAACGACGCGGGGGCGAACCGGGCGTTCGGCTGGTGGGCCGTCCGCCACTCGTACGCCATCCACTCCTCGGAGACCGACCCCATGTCGTAGTAGCCGTGGTCGGCGTTGAAGTACCGGATGGAGGGCTTCGAGGCGAGGAGGTTGAACAGCGCCGTCCCCACGACCGGCGCTCGAACGAGTTCACGCAGCCACGTCAGCCGGTCCGGGCCACCCGTGGCGGTGGGACAGACGGCGACGAGACGGGAGACGGAGACGTCGGTGTACGGGTCCGACAGCGCCGCCGCCACGTACGCCGTGGTGAGCGAGGAGACCACCACTGACGGCCGGTCGTACTCCGCGAGGAAGTCGGCGACGAAATCCTCGTACAGCGCCGCGGAGTACTGCAGCGACGGACGGTCCGAACAGCCGAACCCGGGGAGGTCGGGGGCGACGACGTGGTAGTCGTCCGCGAGTTCGTCGAACACCGTCCGGAACTCACCCGACGACCCCGCGGCGTTGATACCGTGCAAGAGCACGACCGTCGGGGCGTCCTCCGGGCCGGCCTCGGTGTAAGCGACGTCCATCCCGCGCCAGCGATACGTCCGATGGTCACCGGAGAGTGGCGGTTCGAGCGAGTCGGCGGACCCGGCGAGGAGTCGATTGAGTGCCGTGAGGCTTCCGACGGCGGCGAGACCGACGCCGGCGGCCTTCGCGAGGCTTCGCGCGTTCATACACCCTCCTGCGGACGCGACCGACTTGACCCCCACGGCTGCACGCTCGGTCCGCTGTCGGTTCCGAGGGGTCGAACCGGTCTTCAGTCGCGTCCGCGCGCGGCCGCCCCGACCGCTGGTCGCCACACCAGCAGGCCGACCGAGACGACGTACGCCAGCGTGGAGAGGTCGTACGACCACGCGCCCGCCGTCACGCCGACGGCCCCGACCGTCCCGCCGAGGAGCCCCGAGAGCGCGGCGGCGGCGACGGGTAGCGTACACGACACGCAAGAGAAGAAGCCGACGGCCCCGCCGACGACGCCAGCCCCCGCGCTCGCGACGTCGGCGACGAGGCGGTAGACGAGGTACGCGAGGACGGCGTAGCCGACGGTCTTGAACGGCAACAGCACCACGCGCACCGTATCGTCGTATAGGAGCGCCGGGCCCCACCCGGGCGGGAGGTCGAGCACGCGAAGCGTTCCCGCCCCCGTTCCCGCCCCGAGCGTCCCGTCGAGCCACGTCAACACGAGCAGGTAGCCGACGCCCACCCCGAGCGCGAGGAGGCGACGCCGGCCCGTCACGCGGGGACGGTCGACGACGAGCAGCGCGAGGAGAGCGACGTTCACCCAGACGAACGGGTAGAGGACGTACCGCGGGGCCACCACGCTGTACGACGAGCGCGAGAAGTACGCGCCGAGGACGAGCAGTTCGCACGCGACGAGCGCGCCGGCGACGAGCACCAGTCGCCGCGCGTCGAGGTCGCTGTCGCGGCCGAGGAGGGCGAAGGGCGCGCTCACGCCGGTTCGCCCCCCGTTTCTTCGGTCGAGTCATACGCCCGCCGGGAGTTCACGACGACGACGAGACTGCTCGTGGCCATCGCGACGGCGGCGAACAGCGGATTCAGGAGGCCGACCGCCGCGAGCGGGACGGCGACGACGTTGTAGAGGAACGCCCAGCCGAGGTTCTCCCTGATGCGCCGCCGGGTGGCCCGCGTCACGTCGAAGACGGTTTCGACGGTGCGGAGGTCGTCGGTCGTGACGACGGCGTCGGCGGCGTCGACGGCGAGCGGCGTCCCCGATTCGAGGGCGATGCCGAGGTCCGCGGCGGCGAGCGCCG
Proteins encoded:
- a CDS encoding Zn-ribbon domain-containing OB-fold protein is translated as MNPKVRDEGYDDLLDAAEEGEAYYLACANGHGSLPPRRTCPHCGSVDLSEESLPDSGTVETYTTTQVAAPSFASKTPYTTAVVDFGPVRLTGIVRADAEDVEVGMRVGLAVGRNTMTGNRMLTFHPR
- a CDS encoding DUF7546 family protein, with the translated sequence MSAPFALLGRDSDLDARRLVLVAGALVACELLVLGAYFSRSSYSVVAPRYVLYPFVWVNVALLALLVVDRPRVTGRRRLLALGVGVGYLLVLTWLDGTLGAGTGAGTLRVLDLPPGWGPALLYDDTVRVVLLPFKTVGYAVLAYLVYRLVADVASAGAGVVGGAVGFFSCVSCTLPVAAAALSGLLGGTVGAVGVTAGAWSYDLSTLAYVVSVGLLVWRPAVGAAARGRD
- a CDS encoding alpha/beta fold hydrolase; its protein translation is MNARSLAKAAGVGLAAVGSLTALNRLLAGSADSLEPPLSGDHRTYRWRGMDVAYTEAGPEDAPTVVLLHGINAAGSSGEFRTVFDELADDYHVVAPDLPGFGCSDRPSLQYSAALYEDFVADFLAEYDRPSVVVSSLTTAYVAAALSDPYTDVSVSRLVAVCPTATGGPDRLTWLRELVRAPVVGTALFNLLASKPSIRYFNADHGYYDMGSVSEEWMAYEWRTAHQPNARFAPASFISGFLNSEVDLGEALAGLDVPVTFIWGREADITPLSDGRELAEEADARLVVIDDAKLLPHVEHPSAFLGTVREALSAPA